From the Oceanicaulis alexandrii DSM 11625 genome, one window contains:
- a CDS encoding cyclase family protein: protein MSRLSSALIGAALSAVLCTVASAQSDRPEVGVSPWGADDEIGRLNLMTPASQAAILARISGAAPYDLSVEYFIGMPSWQAAGDPHYRIWMTHTPHGTGVDDPLGVGHAMNDHVSYTGAAVSMYTHTGTHIDALVHFGLNGAVWNGFTAEEHLGDRGWRVGGAEALPSIVARGVLIDLPAFLGVDQLADGHRISRAELVGALAAQQVSLAEGDVVLIRTGRMRVYDDAQAYMQNPPGLGMEAARFLIEEAGAMVVGADNLSFEAFPSEDPANYVPVHTYLLAEQGAPIIELVFLEALARDQVYEFAFIGGGLRLRGADAAPMRPLAFPLR from the coding sequence ATGTCTCGCTTGTCATCGGCGCTGATCGGCGCCGCTTTATCCGCAGTCTTGTGCACGGTCGCATCGGCGCAATCTGACCGTCCTGAAGTCGGCGTGAGCCCTTGGGGTGCGGACGATGAGATCGGACGGCTCAACTTGATGACGCCCGCCAGCCAGGCCGCCATTCTGGCCCGGATTTCGGGCGCGGCGCCTTATGATCTCTCAGTGGAGTATTTCATTGGCATGCCCAGCTGGCAGGCCGCTGGCGACCCGCACTACCGGATATGGATGACGCACACCCCGCACGGTACGGGCGTGGATGACCCGCTGGGGGTAGGCCACGCCATGAACGACCATGTCAGCTACACCGGCGCGGCGGTGTCGATGTACACCCATACCGGCACGCACATCGACGCCCTGGTCCATTTCGGGCTGAACGGTGCGGTGTGGAACGGATTCACAGCTGAAGAGCATCTTGGTGACCGCGGCTGGCGCGTCGGCGGAGCCGAGGCTTTGCCCTCCATTGTGGCGCGCGGCGTTCTGATTGATCTGCCGGCGTTTCTTGGGGTCGACCAACTCGCTGACGGTCACCGGATCAGCCGGGCGGAGCTGGTCGGCGCGCTTGCTGCTCAACAGGTGTCCCTGGCTGAAGGCGATGTGGTGCTGATCCGCACCGGCCGCATGCGGGTATATGACGACGCCCAGGCCTATATGCAGAACCCGCCCGGTCTGGGCATGGAGGCCGCGCGCTTCCTGATCGAGGAAGCCGGGGCCATGGTCGTCGGCGCCGACAATCTCAGCTTTGAGGCCTTCCCCAGTGAAGATCCGGCCAATTACGTGCCGGTGCACACCTATCTTTTGGCGGAACAGGGGGCCCCGATCATCGAGCTTGTGTTTCTGGAGGCCCTGGCGCGCGATCAGGTCTATGAGTTCGCCTTTATTGGCGGCGGTTTGCGCTTGCGCGGGGCTGACGCCGCGCCGATGCGTCCGCTCGCCTTTCCCCTGCGCTAG
- a CDS encoding EamA family transporter produces the protein MPRMFDLILTGLAPMVWGTTYIVTTEMLPAGYPLTLAVLRALPAGLLLLVALRRLPAGRQWGEAAVLGAVNFAIFWACLFVAAYRLPGGVAATMGSLQALIVIGLARVVLDQPVRRLAVMGGITGVLGVACLVLGPAAGLDPLGVAAGLGGAVSMATGTVLSRKWRRDTPLLTFTAWQLAAGGMLLLPFALLLEPALPPLDREAIAGLLWLGLIGAALTYGLWFRGVQRLDPAAVSTLGFLSPLTAVLIGWLLLGQSLSPVQMAGVALVLGGVWAGGRSAPAPLRARLSD, from the coding sequence ATGCCGCGTATGTTTGACCTGATCCTGACCGGGCTCGCGCCCATGGTCTGGGGGACGACCTATATCGTCACCACCGAGATGCTGCCTGCGGGGTATCCCCTGACCCTGGCCGTCTTGCGCGCTTTGCCCGCAGGCCTGTTGTTGCTGGTCGCCTTGCGTCGGCTGCCCGCCGGGCGGCAATGGGGCGAGGCGGCGGTGCTCGGAGCGGTCAATTTCGCCATTTTCTGGGCCTGCCTGTTCGTCGCCGCCTATCGTCTGCCCGGCGGCGTGGCGGCGACAATGGGCTCGCTACAGGCGCTGATCGTCATCGGACTGGCGCGGGTGGTGCTGGACCAGCCGGTGCGGCGTCTGGCGGTGATGGGCGGTATCACGGGCGTGCTGGGCGTGGCGTGTCTGGTCCTGGGGCCAGCCGCAGGTCTTGATCCTCTCGGCGTCGCCGCGGGGCTGGGCGGCGCGGTGTCGATGGCGACGGGCACGGTGTTGAGCCGGAAATGGCGGCGCGACACTCCGCTTCTGACCTTCACAGCCTGGCAACTGGCCGCTGGCGGGATGCTGCTTCTGCCGTTCGCTTTGTTACTAGAACCGGCTTTGCCGCCCCTTGATCGCGAAGCGATTGCGGGATTGCTCTGGCTTGGCCTCATCGGAGCAGCGCTGACCTATGGGCTATGGTTTCGTGGCGTTCAGCGTCTTGATCCGGCAGCAGTGTCCACGCTCGGTTTCCTTAGCCCTCTGACGGCGGTGCTGATCGGCTGGCTGCTTTTGGGACAAAGCCTCAGCCCGGTTCAAATGGCGGGCGTGGCTCTGGTGCTGGGCGGGGTCTGGGCCGGAGGGCGATCAGCGCCTGCGCCTTTGCGCGCGAGACTGAGCGACTAG
- a CDS encoding amidohydrolase family protein: MRIVFGVLVGLGVLAGLIWAVAFRWPSELSGQRAAPAILIENVRLVSMVAGEPDALEAQDILVIDGVIAARLPHGALADDPRLEGAERIDAAGRTVLPGLIDAHVHVWDMPELAGYLAHGVTSVRNVAGLPVHLRWADRIEDGALLGPTLLTTGPILNSPGPNAQQNHVLVMTGEEARAAVRRQHQQGYRHLKVYSNLTEDAYRGVLEEARALGLTVSGHTPEGVREPGIPLERDFLIPFTSLLDDGFLTIEHTESIVWHGLRDRLNAQRMQQLAGEMAQAGVVVTPTLIAHDNLVRVAESGGAYLERAGVETLNPLYVRIDADVYAYWARQDPAVRAEARRQFYRQATGIMHEAGVTLIAGTDAGIFTNLPGRSMTRELELLVMSGLSPHAALQTATANGAQVLGLTDRGRIAPGLRADLVLVSGDPLSDVTVVEFPDAVMVNGVWLDRAELDDLERAAGKGSLLRSVTNVLPILLGRQ; encoded by the coding sequence ATGCGGATTGTCTTCGGGGTGCTGGTTGGTCTGGGCGTTCTCGCCGGGCTGATCTGGGCGGTCGCGTTTCGATGGCCTTCCGAGCTTTCCGGGCAGAGAGCGGCGCCCGCCATCCTGATCGAAAATGTGCGCCTGGTCTCCATGGTCGCGGGCGAGCCTGACGCGCTTGAGGCTCAGGATATTCTGGTGATCGACGGCGTCATCGCCGCCCGCCTCCCTCATGGCGCCCTGGCCGACGATCCACGCCTTGAGGGCGCTGAGCGCATTGATGCAGCGGGCCGCACGGTGCTGCCCGGATTGATCGACGCCCATGTGCATGTCTGGGATATGCCCGAACTGGCGGGGTATCTCGCCCATGGCGTCACCAGCGTGCGCAATGTCGCCGGCCTGCCGGTGCATTTGCGCTGGGCGGACAGGATCGAGGACGGCGCGCTTTTGGGGCCGACGCTTCTGACCACCGGGCCGATTTTGAACTCGCCGGGTCCGAACGCCCAGCAGAACCATGTTCTGGTGATGACGGGTGAGGAGGCGCGCGCCGCGGTCCGCCGTCAGCATCAGCAGGGCTACCGGCATCTGAAAGTGTATTCAAATCTGACCGAAGACGCCTATCGCGGCGTTCTTGAAGAAGCGCGCGCTCTGGGGCTGACGGTGTCAGGCCATACGCCTGAAGGCGTGCGCGAGCCGGGCATTCCGCTGGAGCGCGATTTTCTGATCCCTTTCACGAGCTTGCTCGATGACGGCTTTCTGACCATTGAGCATACTGAATCCATCGTCTGGCACGGCTTGCGCGACCGCCTGAACGCGCAACGCATGCAGCAGCTGGCGGGCGAAATGGCCCAAGCCGGCGTTGTCGTGACGCCCACCCTGATCGCTCATGACAATCTGGTGCGGGTGGCGGAAAGCGGCGGCGCCTATCTGGAGCGTGCCGGGGTGGAGACCCTCAATCCGCTCTATGTGCGCATCGATGCGGATGTTTACGCGTATTGGGCGCGTCAGGACCCGGCCGTCCGGGCAGAAGCGCGGCGTCAGTTCTATCGCCAGGCCACCGGCATCATGCATGAGGCGGGCGTGACGCTGATCGCCGGCACCGATGCAGGCATTTTCACCAATCTTCCAGGCCGGTCGATGACGCGCGAGCTGGAATTGCTGGTGATGTCAGGCTTGAGCCCGCATGCGGCGTTGCAGACCGCCACCGCGAATGGCGCGCAGGTTCTGGGGCTGACCGATCGCGGCCGGATCGCGCCGGGATTGCGCGCGGATCTGGTATTGGTCAGCGGCGATCCGCTCAGCGATGTGACCGTGGTCGAGTTTCCTGACGCGGTGATGGTGAACGGGGTCTGGCTTGATCGCGCCGAGCTTGATGATCTGGAGCGTGCTGCGGGCAAGGGCTCGCTCTTGCGCAGCGTCACGAACGTCCTGCCGATCTTGCTGGGACGGCAATAG
- a CDS encoding GlxA family transcriptional regulator, with the protein MTYPVSSPLAEPPLIHVVMVAYPDAHVLDITGPMEVLSGVKLFRDGGVGGYELTLVAAETTPIRTTSGLSLVPDMTFQQARGSGLPIDVLMIAGGHGTQAALKDRRLMEFVAWADQQAKRVISICTGAFILAELGLLDGKRAATHWWWCPVMAKRYPAVELDADAIYVRDGKYWTSAGVTAGMDLALALVEADWGHDMALKVARYNVMYMMRPGGQAQFSAQLVAQQVDDGPINRTLEHILSNLTDELSVADLASLACMSERSFARKFKRETGETPAAYVEQARLQDARVRLEQSDDTIDLIALKSGFGAAERMRRAFHKHLGVTVRSYRERFRPNRTEADA; encoded by the coding sequence ATGACATATCCTGTTTCTTCTCCGCTCGCTGAGCCGCCGCTCATTCATGTGGTGATGGTGGCGTATCCTGACGCCCATGTGCTGGACATCACCGGCCCCATGGAGGTGCTCTCCGGGGTCAAGCTGTTCAGGGATGGCGGCGTGGGCGGGTATGAGCTGACCCTGGTCGCCGCTGAGACGACCCCGATCCGCACCACATCCGGCCTGTCCCTGGTCCCAGACATGACCTTTCAGCAGGCGCGCGGCAGCGGTTTGCCGATCGATGTTCTGATGATCGCGGGCGGTCATGGAACCCAGGCCGCGCTCAAGGACCGCCGGCTGATGGAGTTCGTTGCTTGGGCGGATCAGCAGGCCAAACGCGTGATTTCGATCTGCACCGGGGCTTTCATCCTGGCGGAGTTGGGACTTCTGGACGGTAAGCGCGCCGCAACCCATTGGTGGTGGTGCCCCGTGATGGCGAAACGCTATCCGGCGGTCGAGCTGGACGCCGATGCGATCTATGTGCGCGACGGCAAATACTGGACCTCGGCGGGAGTGACCGCAGGCATGGATCTGGCGCTGGCGCTGGTCGAGGCCGACTGGGGGCATGACATGGCGCTCAAAGTGGCGCGCTATAACGTCATGTACATGATGCGTCCGGGCGGGCAGGCCCAGTTCAGCGCCCAGCTGGTCGCCCAGCAGGTGGATGACGGCCCGATCAACCGCACGCTTGAGCACATCCTCTCAAATCTCACCGATGAGCTGAGCGTGGCCGACCTTGCCTCATTGGCCTGCATGTCCGAGCGCAGTTTCGCGCGCAAGTTCAAGCGTGAGACGGGCGAGACTCCCGCCGCCTATGTGGAGCAGGCCCGGCTTCAGGATGCGCGGGTGCGGCTCGAGCAGTCAGACGACACGATTGACCTCATCGCGCTCAAATCAGGCTTTGGCGCCGCCGAGCGCATGCGCCGGGCGTTTCACAAGCATCTGGGGGTGACCGTGCGGTCCTACCGCGAGCGCTTTCGCCCGAACCGGACGGAGGCGGATGCGTGA
- a CDS encoding winged helix-turn-helix transcriptional regulator, with the protein MAKLTETSRPVLALFDVLGQKWVLRIIWELRNGPLTFRELRAQCDEISPTVLNQRLALLKDTLLLESTNEGYKPTALLEELGPVLYALRDWSNSWAEIRVAHGHEL; encoded by the coding sequence GTGGCGAAACTGACCGAAACCTCGCGCCCCGTGCTGGCTCTGTTTGATGTGTTGGGTCAGAAATGGGTGCTGCGCATCATCTGGGAGCTGCGCAACGGCCCGCTGACCTTTCGCGAGCTGCGCGCCCAGTGCGACGAGATTTCGCCCACTGTGCTCAACCAGCGTCTGGCGCTTTTGAAAGACACGCTTTTGCTGGAAAGCACGAACGAAGGCTACAAGCCCACCGCGCTCCTTGAAGAGCTGGGGCCTGTTTTGTACGCCCTGCGTGACTGGTCCAATAGCTGGGCGGAAATCCGCGTCGCGCATGGCCATGAGCTGTAA
- a CDS encoding glycine zipper family protein — protein MKRSLTARTALCALRDGCAVLAAGAAVLALGACAGGGADYAPVVDGPRSVAYQADLQACQALARERALMNADTRTDMAIGAGIGALAGLADDDVTDTEGALAGALVGATVGGISGALETRDERRQMVVDCLRLRGHRAIG, from the coding sequence ATGAAACGTAGTTTGACTGCGCGCACGGCTTTGTGCGCGTTGCGGGACGGGTGCGCCGTTTTGGCGGCAGGCGCCGCAGTGTTGGCGTTAGGAGCCTGCGCGGGCGGCGGCGCGGATTACGCACCGGTCGTGGATGGCCCCCGCTCGGTGGCTTACCAGGCGGACCTTCAAGCCTGTCAGGCATTGGCGCGTGAGCGCGCCTTGATGAACGCCGACACGCGAACCGACATGGCCATTGGCGCTGGGATCGGCGCGCTTGCCGGACTTGCTGATGATGATGTCACCGATACGGAGGGCGCCCTGGCGGGTGCTCTAGTGGGGGCAACGGTCGGCGGGATCAGCGGTGCGCTCGAAACGCGCGACGAACGCCGTCAGATGGTTGTGGATTGCTTGCGACTACGAGGGCATCGCGCCATCGGCTGA
- the rpe gene encoding ribulose-phosphate 3-epimerase, with the protein MAHSAIISPSILSADFARLGEEVKTVDAAGADWIHIDVMDGHFVPNLTIGPAVVKALRPWSKKPFDVHLMISPVDAYIADFVDAGADMITAHPEAGPHFHRTVQSIKSHGVKAGAALNPGTSLDCIDYALDELDLVLIMSVNPGFGGQSFLSSQLRKIETLRKTIDRRGLDVMIEVDGGVNPQTAQQCLAAGADALVAGSAVFKGGPEAYAKNIAALRGA; encoded by the coding sequence ATGGCTCATTCCGCAATTATTTCCCCTTCGATTCTCTCGGCTGATTTCGCCCGCCTGGGGGAGGAAGTCAAAACCGTTGACGCCGCCGGCGCCGACTGGATTCATATTGATGTGATGGATGGGCATTTCGTACCGAATTTGACCATCGGGCCGGCCGTGGTGAAAGCCTTGCGGCCCTGGTCCAAAAAGCCGTTCGACGTCCATCTGATGATCTCGCCTGTGGACGCGTACATCGCCGATTTCGTCGACGCTGGCGCCGACATGATCACGGCGCACCCTGAAGCGGGACCGCATTTTCACCGAACGGTTCAGTCGATCAAAAGCCATGGCGTCAAGGCCGGCGCGGCGCTGAACCCCGGCACATCGCTAGATTGCATCGACTATGCGCTGGATGAGCTCGATCTGGTCTTGATCATGAGCGTCAATCCTGGCTTTGGCGGGCAGAGCTTTCTCAGCTCCCAGCTGCGCAAGATCGAAACCCTGCGCAAGACGATCGACCGCCGTGGACTGGATGTGATGATCGAAGTCGATGGCGGGGTGAACCCGCAAACCGCGCAGCAATGCCTGGCCGCCGGCGCCGATGCGCTGGTCGCCGGATCAGCGGTGTTCAAGGGCGGCCCGGAGGCTTACGCCAAGAATATCGCCGCTTTGCGGGGCGCATGA
- a CDS encoding heparinase II/III family protein: MKRQPKTREIAAALALRGRREMSDLLNAAPPYRMLTQNQRAPEALTKPPKAIVKGDKAYGAALLGGRFALAGEIVEIPEEDSVWDRTAPSKRFAESLHRFDWLADLLAVEDPEAPLMARRLADDWLTRFGKWNWFSWEPHILEGRLWAWMMASETLFSADDENTPKRLKSAVRQTLRLSRCLSLMPQDKARLFAAITLRLAMLTLDLPAGLQARSQAALDAELTAQLLPDGGHASRNPRVAADVLIALVVLDQAADARGVTLSAEVSRAMDRAAAFIRFCRLPGGGLCVFHGGDEGDSRAIETALKHVGGGEGRGFNVAPHSGYNRVQAGGAVLIMDSAGPPKGPHSADVHASALAFEFAAPGGRLVVNCGWSEDQPRTWREAVRATAAHSVLTLEETSSTRLLAQGWKRSLLGPRVASGPEPVKARRNEEDLGVWLEASHEGYRRDFGLSLRRRLFLASDGGDLRGEDSLFRPVEDGAPDNPELRYRFSIRFHLHPSVRASLSRDSLSALLVAGNGDGWRFRTDGGPVRLERSVYLAAGGKPERSTQLVVSGEAEPYGAGERPPNRVRWAFQRLGRVGAAG; the protein is encoded by the coding sequence ATGAAACGCCAGCCCAAGACCCGCGAGATCGCCGCCGCCCTGGCGCTGCGCGGACGTCGGGAAATGTCGGACCTTCTGAATGCGGCTCCGCCGTATCGCATGCTGACGCAGAACCAGCGTGCGCCGGAGGCTCTGACCAAGCCGCCCAAGGCCATCGTCAAAGGGGACAAGGCCTATGGCGCGGCCTTGCTGGGCGGCCGCTTCGCCCTGGCGGGCGAGATCGTGGAGATTCCCGAAGAAGATTCGGTCTGGGATCGCACGGCGCCCTCCAAACGCTTCGCGGAAAGCCTGCATCGCTTTGACTGGCTGGCCGACCTGCTCGCGGTGGAAGATCCTGAAGCGCCGTTGATGGCGCGCCGACTGGCGGATGACTGGCTGACGCGTTTTGGCAAGTGGAACTGGTTCAGCTGGGAGCCGCACATCCTGGAAGGGCGTTTGTGGGCCTGGATGATGGCGAGCGAAACGCTCTTTTCCGCAGACGACGAGAATACGCCGAAACGGCTGAAATCCGCGGTGCGCCAGACGCTGCGGCTGTCACGTTGCCTGTCCTTGATGCCGCAGGACAAGGCGCGGCTCTTTGCGGCGATCACCTTGCGACTGGCCATGCTGACGCTGGATCTGCCTGCCGGGTTGCAGGCGCGGTCCCAGGCCGCGCTGGATGCGGAGCTGACAGCGCAACTCTTGCCCGATGGCGGCCACGCCAGCCGTAATCCGCGAGTGGCGGCAGATGTTCTGATCGCCCTTGTCGTGCTGGATCAGGCGGCGGACGCTCGCGGCGTCACCTTGTCGGCCGAGGTCAGTCGCGCCATGGACCGGGCGGCGGCCTTTATCCGTTTCTGCCGTTTGCCGGGCGGCGGACTGTGCGTGTTTCATGGCGGCGATGAAGGCGATTCCCGCGCCATCGAAACGGCGCTCAAGCATGTGGGCGGCGGCGAGGGGCGCGGCTTCAATGTCGCCCCGCATAGCGGATACAATCGGGTGCAAGCGGGCGGCGCTGTGCTGATCATGGATTCGGCGGGGCCGCCGAAAGGTCCGCATTCCGCCGATGTGCACGCCAGTGCGCTAGCGTTTGAATTCGCCGCACCAGGCGGCCGGTTGGTGGTCAATTGCGGCTGGTCCGAGGATCAGCCCCGCACTTGGCGAGAGGCGGTGCGCGCGACGGCGGCGCATTCGGTTCTGACGCTTGAAGAAACCTCCTCGACACGGCTTCTGGCGCAGGGCTGGAAGCGGTCTCTGCTGGGCCCGCGCGTGGCATCAGGGCCCGAACCTGTGAAGGCCCGGCGCAATGAGGAAGACCTGGGCGTCTGGCTGGAAGCCAGCCATGAAGGCTATCGGCGTGACTTTGGACTGTCGCTGCGCCGCCGCCTGTTTCTGGCGTCCGACGGCGGCGATCTGCGCGGCGAGGACAGCCTGTTCAGACCTGTGGAGGACGGGGCGCCGGACAATCCGGAACTGCGCTATCGGTTCTCCATCCGCTTTCATCTGCACCCCAGTGTTCGCGCATCACTTTCAAGGGATTCCTTGAGCGCACTTCTGGTTGCGGGTAATGGTGATGGATGGCGCTTCCGAACCGATGGCGGTCCGGTGCGTCTGGAACGGTCCGTCTACCTGGCGGCCGGGGGGAAGCCTGAACGTTCGACCCAGCTCGTCGTTTCGGGCGAAGCCGAGCCTTATGGCGCCGGCGAACGCCCTCCTAACCGGGTCAGATGGGCGTTCCAGCGTTTGGGTCGCGTGGGGGCGGCGGGTTAA
- a CDS encoding polysaccharide biosynthesis protein, with product MSDKPEGAAEAPSAMRGVALTTSLVLLYDTLAAAGAMFASLVIRYHFSQYNEPPGTLEYLAPAVFAPISAAVFLGLGVHRGLWRHMSMPDLLPIVQAVLLSHLIFLPVFFVMNRLEDFPRSTFALSAPLLVFLLVAPRVAAAAWRSGDLRSLVQRGDESAPMAVLVGAREHLADVLKAHLRRASGPSFRFRALVETEGQAGGRALYGIPIEGGPDKLTRAVLRVKRLAGDGAVRIVLADPMPDATLVNEVARVAGRTGVQLSRARGGNGARAFTSVEASDLLARPPRALSRDGARRLIAGKRVLVTGAGGTIGSELVRQAAALRPERLILLDSAEPNLYEIDMVLQTMADAPSWRSVLGDIKDRKGLDVLMEEERPEVVLHAAALKHVPLMEGNVSETVRTNLMGTRNVVEAAAAADVEAVVSISTDKAVDPSSIMGASKRAVELYLAAAADKVEPMKLASVRFGNVLGSAGSVVPLFERQIAEGGPVTVTDSDTTRYFMTVEEAAGLVLEAGAQAGAVGLSGGDIFLLDMGEPVLISRLARQLIRLRGLEPERDVKIVFTGLRPGEKLHESLTHAFENVSPAGPPGVMRIETPDLDLTRVESALEQLIAAAQRRDDDQVRNRLNLVIEAGWPEGVTAISQTLPAARDA from the coding sequence ATGAGCGATAAACCTGAAGGGGCGGCGGAAGCGCCGTCCGCGATGCGGGGCGTTGCGCTGACGACCAGTCTGGTGCTGCTTTACGATACGCTGGCTGCTGCAGGCGCGATGTTCGCCAGCCTCGTGATCCGATACCATTTCTCTCAGTATAATGAGCCGCCGGGCACGCTTGAATATCTGGCGCCGGCCGTGTTCGCCCCGATCAGCGCCGCCGTGTTCCTGGGGCTAGGCGTGCACCGGGGCTTGTGGCGCCACATGTCCATGCCGGACCTGTTGCCGATCGTTCAGGCGGTTCTGCTGTCTCATCTGATCTTCTTGCCGGTGTTTTTCGTGATGAACCGGCTGGAGGATTTTCCGCGCTCCACCTTCGCGCTGTCCGCGCCTTTGCTCGTCTTCTTGCTGGTCGCGCCGCGCGTGGCGGCGGCGGCGTGGCGTTCGGGCGATTTGCGCTCTTTGGTCCAGCGCGGCGATGAAAGCGCGCCCATGGCGGTGCTTGTCGGCGCCCGGGAGCATCTGGCGGATGTTCTCAAAGCGCATTTGCGCCGCGCATCAGGTCCAAGCTTCAGGTTTCGCGCGCTTGTGGAGACAGAAGGCCAGGCGGGCGGTCGGGCGTTGTACGGCATCCCCATCGAGGGCGGACCTGACAAGCTGACGCGCGCGGTGTTGCGGGTGAAGCGGCTGGCGGGCGATGGCGCGGTGCGCATCGTGCTGGCCGACCCCATGCCTGATGCGACCTTGGTCAATGAAGTGGCGCGCGTCGCCGGACGGACGGGCGTCCAGCTCAGCCGCGCCCGGGGCGGCAATGGCGCGCGGGCGTTCACCTCTGTTGAGGCGTCAGACCTTCTGGCGCGTCCGCCGCGCGCGCTGTCGCGAGACGGGGCCCGGCGCCTGATCGCAGGCAAGCGCGTGCTGGTGACCGGCGCGGGCGGTACGATCGGGTCCGAGCTGGTGCGCCAGGCGGCGGCTTTGCGCCCGGAACGTCTGATCCTGCTCGATTCCGCCGAACCCAATCTCTACGAAATCGACATGGTCTTGCAGACCATGGCGGATGCGCCCAGCTGGCGCTCGGTTCTGGGCGATATCAAGGACCGCAAAGGGCTAGACGTGCTGATGGAAGAGGAGCGCCCCGAAGTCGTGCTCCACGCCGCTGCGCTCAAGCATGTGCCCTTGATGGAGGGCAATGTCTCTGAGACCGTCCGCACCAATCTGATGGGCACCCGCAATGTGGTGGAGGCTGCAGCCGCTGCAGACGTTGAGGCCGTGGTCTCGATCTCGACCGACAAGGCGGTGGATCCCAGCTCGATCATGGGCGCCAGCAAGCGCGCGGTGGAGCTGTATCTGGCCGCCGCCGCCGACAAGGTCGAGCCCATGAAGCTGGCCTCAGTGCGGTTTGGCAATGTTCTGGGCTCGGCGGGCTCGGTGGTGCCCTTGTTCGAGCGCCAGATCGCCGAAGGCGGCCCTGTCACTGTCACCGACAGCGATACGACGCGGTATTTCATGACCGTGGAGGAAGCGGCTGGCCTGGTTCTGGAAGCCGGGGCCCAGGCGGGCGCGGTGGGCCTTTCGGGCGGGGATATTTTCTTGCTCGATATGGGCGAGCCAGTCCTGATCTCACGATTGGCGCGGCAATTGATCCGTTTGCGCGGGCTGGAGCCTGAGCGCGATGTGAAGATCGTTTTCACCGGTTTGCGTCCGGGCGAAAAGCTGCATGAATCGCTGACCCATGCGTTTGAGAACGTGTCTCCAGCCGGCCCGCCGGGCGTGATGCGCATCGAGACGCCGGACCTGGACCTGACGCGGGTTGAGTCCGCGCTGGAACAATTGATCGCCGCGGCGCAACGCCGCGATGACGATCAGGTGCGAAACCGGTTAAATCTGGTGATCGAAGCCGGCTGGCCGGAGGGGGTCACGGCGATCAGTCAGACGCTTCCCGCCGCGCGTGACGCGTGA